One genomic window of Etheostoma spectabile isolate EspeVRDwgs_2016 chromosome 5, UIUC_Espe_1.0, whole genome shotgun sequence includes the following:
- the ccdc92 gene encoding coiled-coil domain-containing protein 92: protein MASANVTLENQLHSAQKNLLFLQQDHANTLKGLHEEIRRLQQQCTDLTYELTMRNSDPSDSSEARCRELQRRCEELEAHLKKKEEENTELLRDLEQKNAMISVLENTIKEREKKYLEELKMKSHKLAVLSGELEQRASTIAYLTSQLHATKKKLLAGSSSEASPNVSPVTSYKPTPPPAKDKQPETPRRRMKKSLSQPLHPELTEVYRLGPDGRRLVLRETVDAMPDPTPFLQAGRDSPEPQVMRERPGVIPPIASERSPVAPLGATASPRHSPARDRQYRAHVGVAHRIPHGTPPLAPPLAELETLAVDQVKDEKVVRKRSGVDRTV, encoded by the exons ATGGCATCAGCAAATGTTACACTGGAAAATCAGCTCCACAGTGCGCAGAAAAACCTGCTTTTCCTCCAGCAGGACCATGCCAACACGCTGAAGGGGCTACACGAGGAGATCCGCAGATTACAACAGCAATGCACTG ATCTGACCTATGAGCTCACTATGAGAAACTCTGATCCCTCAG ACAGCAGTGaggcccgctgcagagagctgCAAAGGAGGTGTGAGGAGCTGGAGGCCCAcctgaagaagaaggaggaggagaacacAGAGCTCCTCAGGGACCTTGAGCAGAAGAACGCCATGATCTCTGTCCTGGAGAACACCattaaggagagagagaagaaatacCTGGAGGAACTCAAGATGAAGAGCCACAAGCTGGCTGTTTTGTCCGGCGAGCTGGAGCAGCGAGCGAGCACTATTGCTTACCTCACCTCACAGCTTCACGCCACCAAGAAGAAGCTGTTAGCCGGCAGTTCATCTGAGGCCAGCCCCAACGTTAGTCCGGTCACCTCATACAAGCCCACGCCTCCGCCGGCCAAGGACAAGCAGCCTGAAACCCCACGGCGTCGCATGAAGAAGAGTCTTTCCCAGCCTCTTCACCCAGAGTTAACAGAGGTGTATCGGCTTGGCCCGGATGGTAGGCGGCTGGTTCTGCGGGAGACAGTAGACGCCATGCCTGACCCCACACCCTTCCTTCAGGCTGGGAGAGACTCTCCCGAACCGCAGGTAATGCGAGAACGGCCTGGTGTTATCCCTCCTATTGCTTCAGAGCGCTCCCCTGTGGCTCCCCTGGGTGCTACGGCCAGCCCTCGTCACAGCCCCGCTCGGGACCGTCAGTACAGGGCTCATGTGGGCGTGGCGCATCGCATCCCACATGGCACCCCTCCCCTGGCCCCACCGCTAGCAGAGCTGGAGACGCTGGCAGTGGACCAGGTCAAGGACGAAAAGGTTGTGCGGAAGCGCTCAGGAGTCGACAGGACAGTTTAA